Proteins encoded by one window of Manihot esculenta cultivar AM560-2 chromosome 10, M.esculenta_v8, whole genome shotgun sequence:
- the LOC110623875 gene encoding BTB/POZ domain-containing protein At3g05675, producing the protein MDKAGEDKPCRFGDRSTSDIIVCLKNRGGRPEIFYSHSSVLVNKSKFFADLLSSPDSGTCVEIHCSEFNYDHHVNFFRLLYLPVDSLLDSLESVKSAVGVLEVSVAFSCEEITKTCIQYLEAVPWEDKEEEEILKVVSKLGPIAMPIIARIQQVDLTATKNVFVSAVRFATSIGGSYPPFGDELKISAQEQVEYMLGEDEDMPLVRADDEVKSVVKVGLSKVFSSFEKELSSLLLDSDIVSETAEAKILQTVSDLQWMCNILPKLDLMKDFVLNWADISGKVLGIIEDKKLDYLMWGLKLKMIEVIAKVLEAVGYGTVILTPPYRVQLLSMWLPYIRKIKPLLDSKCNGDSSFPYKMDEDLCQSIEGAIVSMILALPSNDQADILADWMKVDQVTYPDLSEAFEVWCYRTKSAKRRLVENLGGQLFSL; encoded by the coding sequence ATGGACAAAGCTGGAGAGGACAAACCTTGCAGATTTGGAGACCGGAGTACTAGTGACATCATCGTATGCTTGAAAAATCGTGGTGGAAGACCTGAAATTTTCTATTCTCACTCTTCTGTACTAGTTAATAAGAGCAAGTTCTTTGCTGACTTGCTCTCTAGTCCAGATTCTGGTACATGCGTCGAGATCCATTGCTCAGAATTTAATTATGATCATCATGTTAACTTCTTTAGATTGCTTTATCTCCCTGTGGATTCGCTTTTGGACTCCTTGGAATCTGTCAAGTCTGCTGTTGGTGTACTTGAGGTTTCAGTTGCATTCAGCTGTGAAGAGATCACAAAGACCTGCATCCAGTACCTAGAGGCCGTTCCTTGGGAGGACAAGGAAGAGGAAGAAATCCTGAAAGTGGTCTCAAAACTGGGTCCAATAGCTATGCCCATTATAGCCAGAATCCAACAAGTTGATTTAACTGCTACAAAAAATGTTTTTGTTTCAGCAGTTCGATTTGCCACATCTATTGGTGGGTCATATCCTCCATTCGGTGATGAACTTAAAATTTCTGCCCAGGAACAAGTTGAATACATGTTAGGGGAAGATGAGGACATGCCACTGGTGAGAGCCGATGATGAAGTAAAATCCGTAGTAAAAGTAGGCCTTAGCAAAGTCTTTTCTTCATTTGAAAAGGAATTATCCTCCCTGCTTTTGGACTCTGACATCGTATCTGAGACAGCAGAAGCCAAAATATTACAGACTGTATCCGATCTTCAGTGGATGTGTAACATACTTCCCAAGCTGGATTTAATGAAAGACTTTGTTTTAAACTGGGCCGACATCTCTGGTAAAGTTTTGGGGATAATTGAAGACAAAAAGCTTGATTATCTAATGTGGGGTTTGAAATTAAAGATGATTGAAGTGATTGCAAAGGTATTGGAAGCAGTTGGTTATGGAACTGTGATTCTTACACCACCATACCGGGTGCAACTACTAAGTATGTGGCTGCCTTATATAAGGAAGATAAAACCTCTCTTAGATTCAAAATGTAATGGAGACTCAAGCTTTCCCTACAAAATGGATGAAGACTTATGCCAGAGCATTGAAGGGGCAATCGTCTCGATGATACTAGCATTGCCATCAAATGACCAAGCTGATATTTTGGCTGATTGGATGAAAGTCGACCAGGTTACATATCCCGATTTGAGTGAAGCTTTTGAGGTTTGGTGTTACAGAACAAAGTCAGCGAAGAGAAGATTGGTAGAAAACTTGGGTGGGCAGCTCTTCAGCCTTTGA